A genome region from Rickettsiales endosymbiont of Stachyamoeba lipophora includes the following:
- a CDS encoding ankyrin repeat domain-containing protein, which yields MPTSPQYSLEHRLLSAAWTGFTDQVQSLIHNGANVNAINSSGDTPLHEACRYNRIKTIKLLLQRNEIQVNKQNSSGVTPLHLAIDHDFVEGVEMLLDKGADLLECTDLQQNALHIAIITLPSDENSKIIKILLERYINRPDIKEILNQEVEHIVSYINNGYDYVEAHKFNALQLAAMYKKYDLVEKFIALGADYTVKSELFDLPLEELFKEFTETNEEEIKLLQKAIEKGKDTFIKRPTKEHEPGISNYDNKKRQESFGRSPN from the coding sequence ATGCCAACTTCTCCTCAATATTCTTTAGAGCATCGGCTCCTTTCTGCTGCTTGGACAGGTTTTACAGATCAAGTACAATCTTTAATTCATAATGGTGCCAACGTAAATGCTATTAATAGCTCGGGTGACACTCCTTTGCATGAAGCTTGTAGATATAATCGCATTAAAACCATAAAATTACTTTTACAGCGTAATGAAATACAAGTGAATAAGCAAAATTCTTCCGGTGTTACCCCTCTTCATTTAGCGATAGATCATGATTTCGTAGAAGGTGTAGAAATGTTATTAGATAAAGGCGCAGATCTTTTAGAATGCACTGATCTACAACAAAATGCCTTGCATATAGCGATTATTACTCTTCCTAGCGATGAAAATAGTAAAATCATTAAGATATTACTAGAGAGATATATTAATAGACCTGATATAAAAGAAATATTAAATCAAGAAGTTGAGCATATTGTTTCATATATTAATAATGGCTATGATTATGTAGAAGCTCATAAGTTTAACGCTTTACAACTTGCTGCTATGTACAAAAAATATGATCTAGTTGAAAAATTTATCGCCCTAGGTGCAGATTATACTGTAAAGAGTGAGCTCTTTGATTTGCCGCTTGAGGAATTATTTAAAGAATTTACCGAGACCAATGAAGAAGAAATAAAGTTATTACAAAAAGCCATTGAAAAAGGCAAAGATACATTTATAAAGAGGCCGACTAAAGAGCATGAACCAGGCATCTCAAATTATGATAATAAGAAAAGACAGGAATCCTTTGGTCGGTCACCTAATTAG
- a CDS encoding HigA family addiction module antitoxin: protein MINGKRVITAETALILARYFGTTPQFWLNLQNNYDFKVAAANLKLIR, encoded by the coding sequence ATTATAAATGGTAAAAGAGTTATTACTGCAGAGACAGCTTTGATTCTCGCAAGATATTTTGGTACTACACCACAATTCTGGTTAAATTTACAGAATAATTATGATTTCAAAGTAGCTGCTGCTAATTTAAAACTAATTAGGTGA
- a CDS encoding DUF4113 domain-containing protein, translating into MYELNQKLGKNTLFMGSCLSKNEWKMKQGNVSPKYTTNWDEILEIS; encoded by the coding sequence ATGTATGAGCTTAATCAGAAGCTTGGAAAAAATACATTGTTTATGGGTAGCTGTCTTTCAAAAAATGAATGGAAAATGAAACAAGGCAATGTATCGCCTAAGTATACTACAAATTGGGATGAGATATTAGAAATCAGTTGA
- a CDS encoding transcriptional regulator — translation MNGKRTITAEIALIIARHFGTTLQFWLNLQNEYDLKIAEVHLKRLNIAW, via the coding sequence ATAAATGGCAAAAGAACGATTACTGCAGAGATAGCTTTAATCATAGCTAGGCATTTTGGTACAACACTACAATTCTGGCTCAATTTGCAGAATGAATATGACCTAAAAATTGCAGAAGTGCATTTAAAAAGATTAAATATAGCTTGGTAA
- a CDS encoding AbrB/MazE/SpoVT family DNA-binding domain-containing protein — MQVNIIKIGNSQGIRIPKSLLERFNGAQSFEIVESDNQIVLKPITAVRKSWEKSFKNEQVDNEFRDLDIHNSFDQEEWEW, encoded by the coding sequence ATGCAGGTTAATATAATAAAAATTGGGAATTCCCAGGGAATAAGAATACCGAAGAGCCTATTAGAGAGGTTTAATGGAGCCCAAAGTTTTGAAATAGTTGAAAGCGATAATCAAATAGTATTAAAGCCAATAACAGCTGTGCGTAAAAGTTGGGAAAAGAGCTTTAAAAATGAGCAGGTAGATAATGAGTTTAGGGATTTGGATATTCATAACTCATTTGATCAAGAAGAATGGGAATGGTAA
- a CDS encoding type II toxin-antitoxin system PemK/MazF family toxin, with translation MVTAYKQFAIFLANLDPTLGSEIKKTRPCVIISPDEMNKYLNTVIIAPLTSVARMYPTRVSCIFDNKKGQIALDQMRTVDKTRLVKIIGEVKNLESSMIKKTLIEMFS, from the coding sequence ATGGTAACAGCATACAAGCAGTTTGCTATTTTTTTAGCAAACCTAGATCCTACATTAGGTAGTGAGATTAAAAAAACCAGACCTTGTGTTATTATTTCTCCAGATGAGATGAATAAATACTTAAATACAGTTATTATTGCTCCTTTAACATCTGTTGCTCGTATGTATCCTACGCGGGTAAGTTGTATCTTCGATAATAAGAAAGGACAAATAGCTTTAGATCAGATGAGAACAGTAGATAAAACTAGGCTAGTAAAAATTATTGGTGAAGTCAAAAATCTTGAATCATCAATGATAAAAAAAACTTTAATAGAAATGTTTTCGTAA